In Plasmodium vinckei vinckei genome assembly, chromosome: PVVCY_13, a single genomic region encodes these proteins:
- a CDS encoding histone H3-like centromeric protein CSE4, putative has translation MARTKKSVTNHTPINTHTHMFNMLANNPMVNKSTHNQIGSKGTNINNKSNSGNMTQKGLNKSRIRRPHRYRPGVLALKEIRAYQATTQLLIPKIPFVRVVKEITKLYELPDSQFRYTPEALLALQTASEAYLVSLFEDAYLCSLHANRVTLMPKDIHLARRIRGRD, from the coding sequence atggcGAGGACAAAAAAGAGTGTAACTAACCATACCCCTATAAACACACATACGCATATGTTTAATATGCTCGCAAATAATCCAATGGTAAATAAATCAACACATAACCAAATTGGGTCTAAAggaacaaatataaataataaaagtaatTCAGGGAATATGACACAAAAAGGTTTAAATAAAAGTCGTATTAGAAGACCACATAGATATAGACCTGGTGTATTAGCATTAAAAGAAATTCGAGCTTATCAAGCAACAACTCAATTATTAATACCTAAAATACCATTTGTAAGAGTAGTTAAagaaataacaaaattatatgaattacCAGATAGCCAATTTCGTTATACTCCTGAAGCTTTATTAGCTCTTCAAACGGCTTCGGAAGCATATTTAGTTAGCTTATTTGAAGatgcatatttatgttCACTACATGCAAACAGAGTGACTCTCATGCCTAAGGACATACATTTAGCTAGACGAATAAGAGGGAGAGATTAA